A DNA window from Sporosarcina sp. ANT_H38 contains the following coding sequences:
- the polA gene encoding DNA polymerase I: MTTKKIVLLDGNSLAYRAFFALPLLTNDNGIHTNAVYGFTMMLQNILEDEKPTHILVAWDAGKTTFRHKTYGDYKGGRQKTPPELSEQFPYLRKLLEAYNIEQYELDQYEADDIIGTLSKAGDAEGSEIVVISGDKDLTQLASSHTTVFITRKGMTDIEKYTPEHVMEKYGIKPHQIIDMKGLMGDASDNIPGVPGVGEKTALKLLIEYGSIENVYKSLDKITAKKLNQNLTENEAQAFMSKDLATIEVDAPITVSINDFVYDGPDMDKVSNIYRELKFKTLLEKITPQAAEEPKEAIEVTIVSELLDKDLSNEMAIHVEMMDENYLTAEILGISLADEKNILFVPLEVAKESTSFKNWLQNTDKLKYSSDSKAASASLARQGLDAEGFQFDLLLATYIVNPSTTYTDVASITREFGYTEVEQDEVIYGKGAKKAIPTEEIIADHAERKAQAIWKLHAEIEEKLQDNDQYDLYHELELPLAAILAKMETTGVKTDRETLLTIGTELSAKLSTLEKTIYEIAGEKFNINSPKQLGVILFEKIGLTPIKKTKTGYSTAADVLEKLESEHEIISHILNYRQLGKLNSTYIEGLLKEIHEDGKIHTRFQQALTTTGRLSSINPNLQNIPVRLEEGRKIRAAFVPSEPGWYLFAADYSQIELRVLAHMSQDEKLIEAFRAGADIHTKTAMDVFGVDENSVTSDMRRAAKAVNFGIVYGISDYGLSQNLDITRKDAAQFIDTYLSSFPGVKQYMSDIVAEAKRKGYVTTLMNRRRYLPEITSSNFNLRSFAERTAMNTPIQGSAADIIKKAMIEMARRLEVEGMQTRMLLQVHDELIFEAPENEIEKLKILVPEVMESALALDVPLKVDWAFGLSWYDTK; this comes from the coding sequence ATGACGACAAAGAAAATTGTATTACTTGATGGAAATAGTCTTGCATACCGGGCATTTTTCGCATTGCCTTTATTGACAAATGATAACGGGATCCATACAAACGCGGTATATGGCTTTACAATGATGCTACAAAATATCCTAGAGGATGAAAAGCCGACGCATATTCTTGTGGCATGGGATGCTGGAAAAACGACATTTAGGCATAAAACTTACGGTGACTATAAAGGTGGACGTCAGAAAACCCCGCCGGAATTATCTGAGCAATTTCCTTATTTGCGAAAGCTTCTTGAAGCATACAATATTGAACAGTACGAACTGGACCAGTACGAAGCGGATGATATCATTGGTACGCTTAGTAAAGCAGGTGATGCAGAGGGTTCTGAAATCGTTGTTATTTCAGGAGATAAAGACTTAACGCAACTTGCTAGCAGCCATACAACGGTGTTCATCACTCGTAAAGGGATGACGGATATTGAGAAATATACGCCTGAACATGTCATGGAGAAATACGGCATTAAGCCACATCAAATCATTGATATGAAAGGGCTCATGGGCGATGCATCCGATAATATTCCGGGAGTTCCTGGTGTCGGGGAGAAAACAGCGCTTAAATTGCTAATCGAATACGGTTCGATTGAAAATGTGTACAAATCTCTAGATAAAATTACTGCTAAAAAATTGAATCAGAATTTAACGGAAAATGAAGCACAAGCCTTCATGAGCAAAGACCTTGCGACTATTGAAGTGGATGCACCAATCACGGTTTCTATAAATGATTTTGTGTATGACGGACCCGATATGGATAAAGTGTCGAATATTTACCGGGAATTGAAATTCAAGACACTTCTCGAGAAAATCACACCACAAGCAGCTGAAGAGCCGAAAGAAGCTATTGAAGTCACGATTGTTTCTGAACTCTTGGACAAGGATTTATCAAACGAAATGGCAATTCATGTTGAAATGATGGATGAAAACTATCTGACAGCAGAGATTTTGGGCATCAGTTTGGCGGATGAAAAAAATATCCTCTTTGTCCCACTTGAAGTCGCAAAAGAATCGACATCGTTTAAAAATTGGCTACAAAATACGGACAAGCTGAAATACTCGTCTGATTCGAAAGCGGCTAGTGCATCACTTGCGCGTCAAGGCTTAGACGCAGAAGGTTTCCAGTTTGACCTATTGCTTGCGACCTATATCGTAAATCCTTCGACGACCTATACCGATGTAGCTTCCATTACACGAGAGTTCGGTTACACAGAAGTCGAGCAGGATGAAGTGATTTATGGAAAAGGTGCTAAGAAAGCCATACCTACTGAAGAAATAATTGCAGACCATGCCGAGCGGAAAGCGCAGGCAATTTGGAAACTGCATGCTGAGATTGAAGAGAAATTACAAGATAATGATCAGTATGATCTGTACCATGAACTTGAGTTACCACTAGCAGCGATTCTTGCGAAAATGGAAACGACTGGTGTTAAGACGGATCGAGAGACGCTTCTGACAATTGGAACGGAACTGTCTGCTAAACTGTCCACACTTGAGAAAACTATTTATGAAATTGCAGGAGAAAAGTTCAATATTAATTCGCCTAAACAGCTTGGTGTCATCCTTTTTGAGAAAATCGGACTTACTCCGATTAAGAAAACGAAGACTGGCTATTCAACTGCAGCAGATGTGCTTGAGAAACTGGAAAGTGAACATGAAATCATCAGTCATATTTTGAATTATCGCCAACTTGGTAAATTAAACTCGACTTATATCGAAGGACTATTAAAAGAAATTCACGAGGATGGGAAGATTCATACCCGCTTCCAACAAGCGCTCACTACAACTGGAAGACTTAGTTCCATCAACCCCAATTTACAAAACATTCCTGTGCGGCTTGAAGAGGGACGGAAAATTCGTGCAGCGTTCGTGCCGTCTGAACCGGGTTGGTATTTATTTGCAGCGGACTATTCTCAAATTGAACTGCGTGTTCTCGCACATATGTCGCAAGATGAAAAGCTGATTGAAGCTTTCCGAGCAGGTGCAGATATTCACACGAAGACAGCGATGGACGTTTTCGGTGTTGATGAAAATTCAGTGACGTCAGATATGCGTCGAGCAGCAAAAGCGGTCAACTTTGGAATTGTCTATGGCATAAGTGATTACGGACTTTCACAAAACTTGGATATTACGCGGAAAGACGCAGCACAATTCATAGACACTTATCTCAGTAGTTTCCCAGGAGTCAAACAGTATATGAGCGATATTGTTGCAGAAGCGAAAAGAAAAGGCTATGTGACGACGCTTATGAACCGCAGACGATATTTGCCGGAAATCACAAGTTCGAATTTCAACTTAAGAAGTTTTGCAGAACGGACTGCTATGAATACACCAATTCAAGGAAGTGCGGCCGATATTATTAAGAAAGCAATGATTGAAATGGCTAGAAGGCTTGAAGTTGAAGGCATGCAGACACGCATGCTCCTGCAAGTGCACGATGAATTGATCTTTGAAGCACCAGAAAATGAAATTGAAAAACTAAAAATACTCGTACCTGAAGTGATGGAATCAGCGCTTGCACTTGACGTGCCATTGAAAGTTGATTGGGCGTTCGGATTATCTTGGTACGATACGAAGTGA
- the mutM gene encoding bifunctional DNA-formamidopyrimidine glycosylase/DNA-(apurinic or apyrimidinic site) lyase: MPELPEVEGVVRALAPVAIGRTIQNVTVSDTVIRSKQLGKEAVIKGITTEDFIVDLAGMMINNVTRRSKYIYFQLIKDGNTCLLVSHLGMTGAWFTVENVDDITELKFRNHVHVVFTLEGGGLLVYSDIRRFGELRLLGCEADHPPLLKMAPEPFAAEARNHFLELSATPKYARKPIKEVIMDGHIISGCGNIYATEAIYKMKIHPGKTTEQITLNRKKELFEVIVAILQESIDAGGSSISDYRNINGEAGTMQDRLKMYGRKACPACGSATESMKIAGRTSVYCPSCQK, encoded by the coding sequence ATGCCTGAACTGCCAGAAGTGGAAGGGGTTGTCCGGGCGCTCGCACCAGTTGCGATAGGAAGGACGATCCAAAATGTAACCGTTTCAGATACGGTTATCAGATCAAAACAGCTTGGTAAAGAAGCTGTGATAAAAGGAATTACAACTGAAGACTTTATAGTAGATTTGGCTGGGATGATGATTAATAACGTCACTCGGCGGAGTAAATACATTTACTTTCAATTAATTAAAGACGGTAACACCTGCCTTCTTGTCAGCCATTTGGGCATGACGGGGGCATGGTTTACAGTTGAAAATGTCGATGATATTACAGAATTGAAGTTCCGTAACCACGTTCATGTTGTTTTTACGCTTGAAGGCGGCGGATTACTGGTTTATTCGGATATTCGTCGTTTTGGAGAGTTGCGGCTTCTCGGCTGTGAAGCGGATCATCCGCCTTTATTGAAAATGGCTCCTGAACCGTTCGCTGCTGAAGCGCGCAATCATTTTCTTGAGTTATCAGCTACGCCGAAATATGCCCGAAAACCTATCAAAGAGGTCATTATGGATGGGCATATTATATCTGGATGTGGAAATATTTATGCGACGGAAGCAATCTATAAGATGAAAATCCATCCTGGAAAGACTACGGAGCAGATTACCCTAAATAGAAAAAAAGAATTATTTGAAGTGATTGTGGCAATTTTACAGGAAAGTATTGATGCAGGCGGCAGTTCGATTTCTGATTACCGGAATATTAATGGGGAAGCAGGAACAATGCAGGATCGTCTTAAAATGTACGGCAGGAAGGCTTGTCCTGCTTGCGGCTCTGCAACAGAAAGTATGAAAATTGCAGGCAGGACATCCGTTTATTGTCCGTCATGCCAGAAATGA
- the coaE gene encoding dephospho-CoA kinase (Dephospho-CoA kinase (CoaE) performs the final step in coenzyme A biosynthesis.), with protein sequence MIIGLTGSIASGKSTVSKMLQKKGFPIVDADEIAHLVVEPGSPVLLEISRVFGQGILRADGSLNREKMGERIFGNVEERQKLNSIIHPAIRKEMMRQKEQWISTGSNTVIMDIPLLFESGLQSFVDKIIVVSVTPEIQKERLIARNVLSEEEADARIRSQLPMDEKELRADAVLHNNGPVEDTESQLTEVLSKWNIKK encoded by the coding sequence ATGATAATCGGCTTAACGGGCAGTATTGCAAGTGGGAAAAGCACTGTGTCTAAAATGTTGCAGAAAAAGGGTTTTCCGATTGTAGATGCGGATGAAATTGCACATCTTGTTGTGGAACCTGGCAGTCCAGTTCTACTGGAAATTAGCCGCGTATTTGGACAGGGTATTTTGCGGGCAGATGGATCGCTTAACCGTGAAAAAATGGGAGAACGTATATTTGGTAATGTAGAAGAGCGCCAAAAGCTGAATAGCATCATCCATCCTGCCATTCGAAAAGAAATGATGAGGCAAAAGGAGCAATGGATTTCAACGGGATCAAATACGGTCATCATGGACATCCCACTATTGTTTGAAAGTGGGCTGCAATCGTTCGTTGATAAAATCATTGTCGTTTCCGTTACACCAGAAATACAAAAAGAACGGCTCATTGCTAGGAATGTGTTATCGGAAGAAGAAGCCGATGCACGGATTCGTTCTCAGCTTCCAATGGATGAGAAGGAACTGCGCGCAGACGCGGTTTTGCACAACAATGGTCCAGTAGAAGACACAGAAAGTCAACTGACTGAGGTACTTTCTAAATGGAATATAAAGAAGTGA
- a CDS encoding glyceraldehyde-3-phosphate dehydrogenase produces MTTSIAINGFGRIGRMVFRQMITEEDVTIVAINAMYPSETLAHLIKYDTNHGTFAGEVIAEENAIVVNGKRVQIVSDRDPLNLPWREFGVDIVIEATGKFNSRDKAALHIEAGAKKVIISAPGKNEDITIVLGVNDDKLDIEKHDIISNASCTTNCLAPVAKVLNDTFGIDNGLMTTIHAYTNDQKNLDNPHKDLRRARACGQSIIPTSTGAAKALALVLPELEGKIHGMSLRIPTPNVSLVDLVVDLKQDVTVEMVNGAFKQASEGTMAGILRFSMEPLVSVDFNTTTDSAIIDGLSTIVMADRKVKVLAWYDNEWGYSARVVDLTKKVAAALEIKKLA; encoded by the coding sequence ATGACTACTTCTATTGCGATAAACGGGTTTGGGCGAATTGGACGGATGGTATTCCGCCAAATGATTACAGAAGAAGATGTAACAATTGTAGCAATCAACGCAATGTATCCATCAGAAACGCTCGCTCACCTTATTAAGTATGATACGAATCACGGTACATTTGCTGGCGAAGTTATAGCAGAAGAAAACGCGATTGTCGTAAATGGGAAACGAGTGCAAATCGTTTCTGACCGTGATCCACTTAACCTTCCTTGGAGAGAGTTTGGCGTCGATATTGTCATCGAAGCGACTGGTAAGTTCAACTCTCGTGACAAAGCGGCACTTCACATTGAAGCTGGGGCGAAAAAAGTGATTATATCCGCACCGGGTAAAAATGAAGATATTACAATTGTTCTAGGTGTTAATGACGATAAATTAGATATTGAAAAGCATGACATCATTTCGAATGCCAGTTGTACAACGAACTGTCTTGCTCCGGTTGCTAAAGTATTGAATGATACATTTGGTATCGACAATGGTTTAATGACGACTATTCATGCTTATACAAACGATCAAAAAAACTTGGATAATCCACATAAGGACCTTCGACGTGCACGTGCATGCGGACAATCTATCATTCCGACGTCTACTGGGGCAGCAAAAGCATTGGCTCTTGTACTTCCAGAACTAGAAGGAAAGATTCACGGAATGTCTCTTCGAATTCCGACGCCAAATGTATCACTTGTCGACCTCGTTGTAGACTTGAAACAAGACGTTACAGTAGAAATGGTGAATGGTGCATTCAAACAGGCCTCTGAAGGCACGATGGCAGGAATTCTCCGTTTCTCTATGGAACCGCTTGTCTCTGTTGATTTTAATACGACAACTGACTCTGCAATCATTGATGGCCTTTCAACGATCGTCATGGCTGATCGCAAAGTGAAAGTACTTGCTTGGTATGATAACGAGTGGGGCTACTCTGCACGGGTCGTCGATTTGACAAAGAAAGTCGCTGCAGCTTTGGAAATAAAAAAACTTGCGTAA
- the nrdR gene encoding transcriptional regulator NrdR has protein sequence MKCPACQFNGTRVVDSRPAEENRSIRRRRECEQCAFRFTTFEKVEEMPLIVVKKDGSREEFSGEKVLRGLIRACEKRPVSLEDLKNIVYSIEKELRSAGVVEINSDDVGEMVMERLSEVDEVAYVRFASVYREYKDITVFIKELQDLQKRTKK, from the coding sequence ATGAAATGTCCAGCTTGCCAGTTCAATGGCACCCGGGTAGTCGATTCCAGACCCGCTGAGGAGAATAGATCCATACGACGACGCAGAGAATGTGAACAATGCGCATTCCGATTTACTACATTTGAAAAAGTTGAGGAAATGCCGTTGATTGTTGTAAAAAAAGATGGTTCGCGTGAAGAATTTAGCGGTGAAAAAGTACTCAGAGGCCTTATTCGTGCTTGTGAAAAACGCCCTGTTTCTCTTGAGGATCTAAAAAATATCGTTTATTCGATTGAAAAAGAATTGAGAAGCGCAGGCGTCGTGGAGATTAACTCTGATGATGTTGGGGAAATGGTTATGGAACGGCTGTCGGAAGTTGATGAGGTCGCTTATGTTAGATTCGCTTCGGTCTATCGAGAATATAAAGACATAACAGTGTTCATAAAAGAATTGCAAGACTTACAAAAACGAACGAAAAAGTAA
- a CDS encoding replication initiation and membrane attachment family protein — translation MAPLYKELQPVDAYKIRLSHPFSDYDRQLLTLFYQPLIGQGAMSLFMTLWADAEREDGLEYNHYHLMNILTMPLGPVFEARISLEAIGLLRTYKKKDGDARLFVYELLPPLDAKGFFQDPLLSTFLFSKIGEQAYRSLRSRFALDSVNEVGFDDVSRTFLDVYTPVQQGYGMDIGEGQQFIGRNEPEGVPFLHSDFDFDLLRSGLSEQMVPKASLSSVSKESIAKLAFLYSLTPLDMQKVIMMALDEDLKLPEDRLRKSASEFYKMNVSKEAPVLHKVYAKELPKPETGVLTRDEELVHYLENTAPLEMLRDINGKEPLSVDVKLAEKLINTHGLSVGVVNVLLQYVHLRNDGKITNSYVERIASHWMNKKVDTVKTALEMSRNEHDQYVKWKNEGQKSTPRRKPVREEKVPEWFYKKEEKKTKSEKPVKRSSSIDEERRKLLEELGVTGDGTVK, via the coding sequence ATGGCACCCCTTTATAAAGAATTACAGCCAGTTGATGCATACAAAATACGGTTATCACATCCCTTTTCGGATTACGACCGTCAACTCCTTACGTTATTTTATCAACCGCTGATTGGCCAGGGTGCGATGAGTTTGTTTATGACGCTATGGGCGGACGCAGAGCGTGAAGATGGCCTTGAATATAACCATTACCATCTAATGAACATTTTGACGATGCCGCTAGGACCTGTTTTCGAGGCCAGGATTTCACTGGAAGCGATTGGCTTATTACGTACTTACAAGAAAAAAGATGGAGATGCAAGATTATTTGTTTATGAACTGCTTCCTCCACTTGATGCCAAAGGTTTCTTTCAGGATCCATTGTTGTCCACTTTCTTGTTCAGTAAAATCGGAGAGCAGGCATATCGGAGTCTACGTAGCCGTTTTGCGCTAGATAGTGTTAATGAAGTCGGGTTTGACGATGTTTCACGTACATTTTTGGATGTGTATACACCCGTTCAACAGGGGTATGGCATGGATATAGGAGAAGGTCAGCAATTTATAGGACGGAATGAACCGGAAGGCGTTCCATTTTTGCATTCGGACTTTGATTTCGATCTGCTTCGTTCGGGATTATCTGAACAAATGGTTCCGAAAGCTTCATTATCCTCTGTTTCAAAGGAATCAATTGCAAAACTCGCATTCCTTTATTCGCTCACGCCGCTGGACATGCAAAAAGTCATCATGATGGCGCTTGATGAAGACCTCAAGTTGCCAGAAGACAGATTGCGAAAATCAGCATCGGAGTTTTATAAAATGAATGTTTCAAAAGAGGCACCGGTCTTGCATAAGGTGTACGCGAAAGAATTACCTAAGCCTGAAACCGGAGTATTGACGCGAGATGAAGAATTGGTACATTACCTTGAAAATACGGCGCCACTTGAAATGTTGCGTGATATTAATGGTAAAGAGCCGCTTTCAGTCGATGTGAAGCTTGCCGAAAAGCTGATTAATACGCATGGATTGTCCGTTGGTGTTGTCAATGTCCTGTTGCAATACGTTCATTTACGCAATGACGGTAAAATAACCAACAGCTATGTTGAACGGATTGCTTCACATTGGATGAACAAAAAGGTGGATACGGTGAAAACTGCACTTGAAATGTCACGGAATGAACATGATCAGTATGTGAAGTGGAAAAATGAAGGTCAGAAATCGACACCGAGACGAAAACCTGTACGGGAAGAGAAAGTGCCAGAATGGTTTTATAAAAAAGAGGAAAAGAAAACAAAATCAGAAAAACCTGTTAAACGTTCTTCATCTATCGATGAAGAACGTCGAAAATTACTTGAGGAATTAGGTGTAACAGGGGACGGGACGGTGAAGTGA
- the dnaI gene encoding primosomal protein DnaI has protein sequence MEHIGDTLKRVVKSPAFAARYDELRKEVMESSGVQQFLTDHSTEVDGEVVERSLGKLYEYATASHSCGKCPDLAGCVNIMKGFEPKLLLSRGLVDVEYTKCPNRLVDDNQRTIMKMIDSMYMPKDVMEAKLQSIDMFFDDSRVKAVRAAKDFLNVFDETGKLPERGMYIYGPFGIGKSFVLGALANELANRRIRTVAVYVPEFLREMKQSIQDHTLNEKIDFVKNAQVLMLDDIGAEAMSSWTRDEVLGTILQYRMAEKMPTFFTSNLSYAELEDHLTYTQRGEKDVLKAARIMERVQMISSPIRLDGENRRDK, from the coding sequence ATGGAACATATTGGCGACACGCTTAAACGCGTTGTGAAATCACCAGCATTTGCCGCGAGGTACGATGAATTGCGAAAAGAAGTGATGGAGAGTTCGGGGGTACAACAATTTCTGACGGATCATTCCACTGAAGTTGATGGCGAAGTTGTAGAACGGAGCCTCGGCAAGTTATATGAATATGCAACAGCTTCCCATAGTTGCGGAAAATGTCCTGACCTCGCAGGGTGTGTAAATATCATGAAGGGCTTCGAGCCGAAATTATTATTATCCCGCGGGCTTGTTGACGTGGAATATACAAAATGTCCGAACAGACTAGTTGATGACAATCAACGTACTATTATGAAAATGATAGACAGTATGTATATGCCGAAAGATGTCATGGAAGCGAAGTTACAAAGCATTGATATGTTTTTTGATGACAGTAGGGTGAAAGCTGTACGTGCTGCGAAAGATTTCTTAAACGTTTTCGATGAAACCGGAAAACTTCCAGAGCGTGGCATGTATATTTATGGTCCATTTGGAATTGGTAAATCTTTTGTGCTTGGAGCATTGGCGAACGAATTAGCGAATCGCCGAATACGCACGGTTGCTGTTTATGTCCCGGAATTCCTAAGGGAAATGAAACAATCCATTCAAGATCACACATTAAACGAGAAAATCGATTTTGTGAAAAACGCACAAGTGCTTATGCTTGATGATATTGGTGCCGAAGCGATGTCTTCTTGGACACGCGATGAAGTGTTAGGGACTATTTTGCAATACAGAATGGCAGAAAAAATGCCGACTTTTTTCACATCTAACTTGAGTTACGCTGAACTTGAAGATCATTTGACTTATACACAGCGTGGTGAAAAAGACGTACTAAAGGCAGCGCGCATCATGGAGAGAGTACAAATGATCAGCAGCCCTATCCGGCTAGATGGTGAAAATAGACGTGA